A DNA window from Sphingomonas profundi contains the following coding sequences:
- a CDS encoding SPFH domain-containing protein, producing the protein MVGTFALFLAILAIAFVFAGVTVVRQGYRYTIEYFGKFVATAQPGFNFYMPFFYRVGKKINMMEQVLDIPGQEIITRDNAMVSVDGVVFFQVLDAAKAAYEVSDLYQAILALMTTNLRTVMGSMDLDETLSKRDEINARLLNVVDHATAAWGVKITRVEVKDIKPPQDIVNSMGRQMKAEREKRASILEAEGMRASEILRAEGEKQGQILQAEGRREAAFRDAEARERAAEAEAKATRMVSDAIADGNTQAINYFVAQKYVDAVAKFATSPNSKTILFPVEATQLIGTLGGIGALAKEALGSDDAPPAPPQRAAPRRPGPFEQQ; encoded by the coding sequence ATGGTGGGCACCTTCGCGCTGTTCCTGGCGATCCTGGCGATCGCCTTCGTCTTCGCCGGCGTCACGGTGGTGCGGCAGGGCTATCGCTACACGATCGAATATTTTGGCAAGTTCGTCGCCACGGCCCAGCCGGGTTTCAATTTCTACATGCCGTTCTTCTACCGCGTGGGCAAGAAGATCAACATGATGGAGCAGGTTCTGGACATTCCGGGGCAGGAGATCATCACGCGCGACAATGCGATGGTCTCGGTCGACGGGGTCGTGTTCTTCCAGGTGCTCGATGCCGCCAAGGCCGCCTATGAGGTGTCCGATCTCTACCAGGCGATCCTGGCGCTGATGACGACGAACCTGCGCACAGTGATGGGATCGATGGACCTCGACGAGACGCTGTCCAAACGGGACGAGATCAACGCGCGGCTGCTGAACGTCGTCGATCACGCCACTGCCGCCTGGGGCGTCAAGATCACCCGCGTCGAGGTGAAGGACATCAAGCCGCCGCAGGATATCGTGAACTCCATGGGCCGGCAGATGAAGGCGGAGCGGGAGAAGCGCGCCTCGATCCTGGAGGCGGAAGGCATGCGCGCCTCCGAGATCCTGCGGGCCGAGGGCGAGAAGCAGGGCCAGATCCTGCAGGCGGAAGGGCGCCGCGAGGCCGCCTTCCGCGATGCCGAGGCGCGCGAGCGCGCGGCCGAGGCGGAGGCCAAGGCGACGCGGATGGTGTCGGACGCGATCGCCGACGGCAACACGCAGGCGATCAACTATTTCGTCGCGCAGAAATATGTCGATGCCGTCGCCAAGTTCGCCACGTCACCGAACAGCAAGACGATCCTGTTCCCGGTCGAGGCGACGCAGCTGATCGGCACGCTCGGCGGCATCGGCGCGCTTGCGAAGGAGGCGCTGGGCAGCGACGACGCGCCCCCCGCCCCGCCGCAGCGCGCCGCGCCGCGCCGTCCCGGCCCGTTCGAGCAGCAGTGA
- a CDS encoding NfeD family protein, whose product MAAIATLPAHWWWLVAALAFAIAEIVAPGFFLIWLGAAAAVAGVLTLALGLPPVAQVAVFAVAAIGAVYAARRWFAANPVASPDPLLNDRAARLIGTLVTVVEPIAAGRGRVRVGDGVWNAAGADALPGDTVRVTGADGTTLLVERA is encoded by the coding sequence ATGGCGGCGATCGCCACCCTGCCGGCGCACTGGTGGTGGCTGGTCGCGGCGCTGGCCTTCGCCATCGCCGAGATCGTCGCACCCGGCTTTTTCCTGATCTGGCTGGGCGCCGCCGCGGCGGTGGCGGGCGTGCTGACCCTCGCGCTCGGCCTGCCGCCGGTGGCGCAGGTGGCGGTGTTCGCGGTGGCGGCGATCGGTGCCGTCTACGCCGCCCGCCGGTGGTTCGCCGCCAACCCGGTCGCCTCGCCCGATCCCCTGCTCAACGACCGCGCCGCCCGCCTGATCGGCACCCTGGTGACGGTGGTGGAGCCGATCGCCGCCGGCCGAGGCCGCGTGCGCGTGGGTGACGGCGTCTGGAATGCCGCAGGCGCCGACGCGCTGCCGGGCGACACGGTGCGGGTAACGGGCGCGGACGGCACGACGCTGCTGGTGGAGCGCGCTTAG
- the folE gene encoding GTP cyclohydrolase I FolE — protein MSEIGGPDDGGDSIVDRMEAAKLPVPDEVAEAIRTLIRWSGDDPDREGLRDTPKRVARAWKEYCQGYLVDPADYLSRTFEEVGGYDEIVLLRDIPFQSHCEHHMAPIIGKAHIAYLPTDRVVGISKLARVLHGFARRLQVQERLTAEVADCVWHHLKPQGVAVVIEASHACMSARGVRTTGVSMTTSRMMGVFRDDERSRAEVLKLMGF, from the coding sequence ATGAGCGAGATCGGCGGACCCGACGATGGCGGCGACAGCATCGTCGACCGGATGGAGGCGGCGAAGTTGCCCGTGCCGGACGAGGTTGCGGAGGCGATCCGCACGCTGATCCGCTGGTCCGGCGATGATCCCGATCGCGAGGGCCTGCGCGATACGCCCAAGCGCGTGGCGCGGGCGTGGAAGGAATATTGCCAGGGCTATCTGGTCGATCCCGCCGACTATCTGAGCCGCACCTTCGAGGAGGTCGGCGGCTATGACGAGATCGTGCTGCTGCGCGACATCCCGTTCCAGTCGCACTGCGAGCACCACATGGCGCCGATCATCGGCAAGGCGCACATCGCCTACCTGCCCACCGACCGCGTCGTCGGCATATCGAAACTGGCCCGCGTGCTGCACGGCTTCGCCCGCCGCCTGCAGGTGCAGGAGCGGCTGACGGCGGAGGTGGCGGACTGCGTGTGGCACCACCTGAAGCCGCAGGGCGTGGCGGTGGTGATCGAGGCGAGCCACGCCTGCATGTCCGCCCGCGGCGTGCGCACCACCGGCGTCTCCATGACGACGAGCCGCATGATGGGCGTCTTCCGCGACGACGAGCGCAGCCGGGCGGAGGTGCTGAAGCTGATGGGGTTCTGA
- a CDS encoding L,D-transpeptidase family protein, which yields MAAIAVASLGASAPVIAQASPPAAAAQLPVAPVPLAPAPAPPPAPKLSDSQAKLLRQMLDGASAHGLTGDTSAASVHAAALDASDGALVTAALDHARALHVGRLASADYLPAWGLRPPAYDPWPGFLAAVRSDRLASWIASLPPPYAGYDALRRGLTAYRKIEADGGWNVIPDGPDIGPGASGARVLALRKRLSVEDGDESGKSETFDKALGERVRRAQKRYGLEPTGVAARQTLAALNVPAGQRVRQIMANMERWRWLPADLPADRIQVNIAAAVLTVFKGDAPVTSMRAVTGRPGDETPMLQSSIHSIVINPPWNVPQSIAKKELLPKGAAYLRRAGFKTIPLDGGGVRLQQKPGEGNSLGRIKFDFDNPYGVYLHDTSSRGTFERYARMVSHGCVRLERPVDLAELVLKGDEKWEGNAVQTAIDAGTTVRARLPQPISVYLLYWTAFASAGGQVSFRADPYGWDEMLASRIAAGARRAPLVTASTAG from the coding sequence ATGGCGGCAATCGCCGTCGCGTCGCTGGGCGCCTCCGCGCCGGTGATCGCGCAGGCATCGCCGCCGGCGGCGGCCGCGCAGTTGCCCGTCGCGCCCGTGCCGCTCGCCCCGGCCCCCGCTCCGCCGCCCGCGCCCAAGCTGAGCGATTCGCAGGCCAAGCTGCTGCGCCAGATGCTGGACGGCGCCTCCGCCCACGGGCTAACCGGCGATACGTCCGCCGCGTCGGTGCATGCGGCGGCGCTGGATGCCAGCGACGGGGCGCTCGTCACCGCCGCGCTGGATCATGCCCGCGCGCTGCACGTGGGCCGGCTCGCCTCCGCCGACTATCTGCCCGCCTGGGGATTGCGGCCGCCGGCCTATGATCCGTGGCCGGGCTTCCTCGCCGCCGTGCGGAGCGACCGGCTGGCGAGCTGGATCGCATCGCTGCCGCCGCCCTATGCCGGCTACGATGCGCTGCGGCGCGGCCTGACCGCCTACCGCAAGATCGAGGCCGACGGCGGCTGGAACGTGATCCCGGACGGGCCGGACATCGGCCCCGGCGCCAGCGGCGCGCGCGTGCTGGCGCTGCGCAAGCGGCTCTCGGTGGAGGATGGCGACGAGTCCGGCAAGTCCGAGACGTTCGACAAGGCGCTGGGCGAGCGCGTGCGCCGCGCGCAGAAGCGCTACGGGCTGGAGCCCACCGGCGTGGCCGCCCGGCAGACCCTGGCGGCGCTGAACGTGCCGGCCGGGCAGCGCGTGCGCCAGATCATGGCGAACATGGAACGGTGGCGCTGGCTGCCGGCCGATCTGCCGGCCGATCGCATCCAGGTGAACATCGCCGCCGCCGTGCTCACGGTGTTCAAGGGCGACGCGCCCGTCACCTCGATGCGCGCCGTCACCGGCCGGCCCGGCGACGAGACGCCGATGCTGCAATCGTCGATCCACAGCATCGTCATCAACCCGCCGTGGAACGTGCCGCAATCGATCGCCAAGAAGGAGCTGCTGCCGAAGGGCGCGGCCTATCTGCGCCGCGCCGGCTTCAAGACCATCCCGCTCGATGGCGGCGGCGTGCGCCTGCAGCAGAAACCCGGCGAGGGCAATTCGCTGGGCCGGATCAAGTTTGATTTCGACAATCCCTATGGCGTCTACCTGCACGACACGTCCAGCCGGGGCACGTTCGAGCGTTACGCCCGCATGGTGAGCCACGGCTGCGTGCGGCTGGAGCGGCCGGTCGACCTTGCGGAACTGGTGCTGAAGGGCGACGAGAAGTGGGAGGGCAATGCGGTGCAGACGGCGATCGATGCCGGCACCACCGTGCGCGCGCGGCTGCCGCAGCCCATCTCCGTCTATCTGCTCTACTGGACGGCCTTCGCCAGTGCGGGCGGGCAGGTGAGCTTCCGCGCCGACCCCTACGGGTGGGACGAGATGCTGGCGAGCCGCATCGCGGCGGGCGCCCGCCGCGCGCCCCTCGTCACCGCATCGACGGCGGGCTGA
- a CDS encoding murein L,D-transpeptidase catalytic domain family protein, with the protein MAFHRVPATNHPALRSGARGAARGLSRRAVLAGGLALPAVASAQGAAGGGPRGLAEIATALRPDLVAAALAALSRHERQIWSRDVVAIVDLALPSAQPRLFLIDLLAGTMTAMLVAHGKGSDPDHGGMARIFSNVEGSMATSLGAYLTGEAYDGVHGRSRRLIGLDPTNDAAEARAIVIHAAWYVGPEIVAKQGVLGRSDGCFAVSTTDIGPLLARLGRGRLLYAG; encoded by the coding sequence ATGGCCTTCCATCGTGTACCCGCAACGAACCATCCCGCGCTTCGCTCCGGCGCGCGGGGAGCGGCCCGCGGCCTCTCGCGCCGGGCGGTGCTGGCGGGGGGCCTCGCCTTGCCGGCGGTCGCATCCGCCCAGGGCGCGGCGGGCGGCGGGCCGCGCGGCCTGGCGGAGATCGCCACCGCGCTGCGGCCCGATCTGGTCGCCGCCGCCCTCGCCGCCCTCTCCCGCCACGAGCGACAGATCTGGTCGCGCGACGTGGTCGCGATCGTCGATCTCGCTCTGCCCTCGGCGCAGCCGCGTCTGTTCCTGATCGATCTGCTGGCCGGCACGATGACGGCGATGCTGGTCGCCCACGGCAAGGGTTCCGATCCCGATCATGGCGGCATGGCGCGCATCTTCTCGAACGTGGAGGGCTCGATGGCGACGTCGCTCGGCGCCTATCTGACCGGGGAGGCCTATGACGGCGTGCACGGCCGCTCCCGCCGCCTGATCGGCCTCGATCCGACGAACGACGCGGCGGAGGCGCGCGCGATCGTCATCCACGCGGCCTGGTATGTCGGGCCGGAGATCGTCGCGAAGCAGGGCGTGCTCGGCCGCAGCGACGGCTGCTTCGCCGTCTCCACCACCGATATCGGCCCGCTGCTGGCGCGGCTGGGGCGCGGGCGGCTGCTTTACGCCGGCTGA
- a CDS encoding ComEC/Rec2 family competence protein, translating into MRAFADGIERWLEAERDQLPLWLPVGLGAGIAAWFLLPDATGWAGFILAALGLAAAGALAPGRRLARAGLWCGLALAIGCGSTWWRSEAVRAPRLARPAIATFAATVEAVEPQPARELVRLRLAPVAGVAPSPASGAGAPPASRTGPLSGAAAALPPHVRVNVAEKDMPADLRGGATIVLRARLMPPAPAAVPGAYDFARVAWFQGLGATGRALGPVRIVDAGARAGGFWQWLAGVRNRLSRHIRAALPGAEGAIAAAFVTGDQGAIAEEDAEAMRRSGLAHLLSVSGLHVTAVVAGTMLLMLRLLALSPRLALSAPLLPVAAGAGALAGIGYTFIAGAEVPTVRSCVAALLVLAGIAIGREAMTLRLVATGALVVLLFRPEAIAGPSFQLSFAAVTAIVALHEHPWTRAAFGPAEESRARAIGRALLSLLLTGLVVEIVLAPIAVFHFHRAGLYGAFANIVAIPLTTFVVMPLEALALALDAVGLGAPAWWLTGRALALLLAIARHVAALPGAVAALPSMPGGAYALIVAGGLWLALWRTRVRRLGLAPILAGAAWALATPPPDLLVTGDGRHMAVRAEGGRLALLRPRAGDYVRAMLGENGGSFDEAADLDVLPGARCGPDLCAVDLMRGGRRWRVLATRSPYLVDVAAMNRACAAADIVVSDRRLPRTCRPRWFKADRPLLARTGGLSIALAAGRIATVAWPGDRHPWRQAEPMVRPIRRVDGKAEASR; encoded by the coding sequence ATGCGCGCGTTCGCCGACGGGATCGAGCGCTGGCTGGAGGCGGAGCGCGACCAGCTGCCGCTGTGGCTGCCGGTGGGGCTGGGCGCCGGCATCGCCGCCTGGTTCCTGCTGCCGGACGCGACCGGCTGGGCCGGTTTCATCCTCGCGGCGCTTGGCCTCGCCGCCGCCGGCGCGCTGGCGCCGGGGCGGCGGCTGGCGCGCGCCGGCCTTTGGTGCGGCCTCGCGCTGGCGATCGGCTGCGGCAGCACGTGGTGGCGCAGCGAGGCGGTGCGCGCGCCGCGCCTGGCCCGCCCCGCCATCGCCACCTTCGCCGCCACCGTGGAGGCGGTGGAGCCGCAGCCCGCGCGCGAGCTGGTGCGGCTGCGGCTGGCGCCGGTGGCGGGGGTCGCGCCATCGCCTGCTTCGGGGGCGGGGGCGCCGCCTGCTTCGCGGACCGGGCCGCTATCCGGAGCCGCTGCCGCGCTGCCGCCGCACGTGCGGGTGAACGTGGCCGAGAAGGACATGCCGGCGGACCTGCGCGGCGGCGCCACGATCGTGCTGCGCGCGCGGCTGATGCCGCCCGCGCCGGCGGCCGTGCCCGGCGCCTATGATTTCGCGCGCGTCGCCTGGTTTCAGGGCCTCGGCGCCACCGGCCGCGCGCTGGGACCGGTGCGGATCGTGGATGCGGGCGCGCGCGCCGGCGGCTTCTGGCAGTGGCTGGCGGGCGTGCGCAACCGCCTCTCCCGCCACATCCGCGCCGCGCTGCCGGGCGCGGAGGGGGCGATCGCCGCCGCCTTCGTGACGGGCGATCAGGGCGCGATCGCCGAGGAGGATGCAGAGGCGATGCGCCGCTCCGGCCTCGCCCACCTGCTCTCCGTCAGCGGGCTGCACGTGACGGCGGTGGTGGCCGGCACGATGCTGCTGATGCTGCGCCTGCTGGCGCTGAGCCCGCGCCTCGCCTTGTCGGCGCCGCTGCTGCCGGTGGCGGCGGGCGCGGGCGCGCTTGCGGGCATCGGCTACACCTTCATCGCCGGCGCGGAGGTGCCGACGGTGCGGTCCTGCGTGGCGGCGCTGCTGGTGCTGGCCGGCATCGCCATCGGGCGCGAGGCGATGACCTTGCGGCTGGTGGCGACGGGCGCGCTGGTGGTGCTGCTGTTCCGGCCGGAGGCGATCGCCGGCCCCAGCTTCCAGCTAAGCTTCGCCGCCGTGACCGCCATCGTCGCGCTGCACGAGCATCCGTGGACGCGCGCCGCCTTCGGCCCGGCCGAGGAGAGCCGCGCGCGGGCGATCGGCCGGGCTCTGCTGTCGCTGCTGCTGACCGGGCTGGTGGTGGAGATCGTGCTGGCGCCGATCGCGGTGTTCCACTTCCATCGCGCGGGCCTGTACGGCGCCTTCGCCAACATCGTCGCCATTCCGCTCACCACCTTCGTGGTGATGCCGCTGGAGGCGCTGGCACTGGCGCTGGACGCGGTGGGCCTCGGCGCGCCGGCCTGGTGGCTGACGGGCCGTGCGCTGGCGCTGCTGCTGGCGATCGCGCGTCATGTCGCGGCGCTACCGGGGGCGGTGGCGGCGCTGCCCTCGATGCCGGGCGGCGCGTACGCGCTGATCGTCGCGGGCGGCCTGTGGCTCGCCTTGTGGCGCACGAGGGTGCGGCGGCTGGGCCTCGCCCCGATCCTGGCCGGCGCGGCCTGGGCGCTGGCCACGCCGCCGCCGGACCTGCTCGTCACCGGCGACGGCCGCCACATGGCGGTGCGGGCCGAGGGCGGGAGGCTGGCGCTGCTGCGGCCGCGCGCCGGCGACTATGTCCGCGCCATGCTCGGCGAGAATGGCGGTTCGTTCGACGAGGCCGCCGATCTGGACGTGCTGCCGGGCGCGCGGTGCGGCCCGGATCTCTGCGCGGTCGATCTGATGCGCGGCGGGCGTCGCTGGCGGGTGCTCGCCACCCGGTCGCCCTATCTGGTCGACGTGGCGGCGATGAACCGCGCCTGCGCCGCGGCCGACATCGTGGTGAGCGACCGCCGGCTGCCGCGCACCTGCCGGCCGCGCTGGTTCAAGGCCGATCGCCCGCTGCTGGCGCGCACCGGCGGGCTCTCGATCGCACTCGCCGCAGGGCGGATCGCGACGGTGGCGTGGCCGGGCGACCGGCATCCATGGCGGCAGGCGGAACCGATGGTCCGGCCGATCCGCCGGGTCGACGGTAAAGCAGAGGCGTCACGCTAG
- the gltX gene encoding glutamate--tRNA ligase produces MAVASLAAGSEDRADRDRKVVTRFAPSPTGFLHIGGARTALFNWLFARHHGGRFLLRIEDTDRARSTRPAIDAILDGMRWLGLDWDGDAVFQFARADRHAAVARELLAGGHAYKCFATAEELEAMRAEQKANRQPLRYDGRWRDRDPAEGGDAPFVIRLRAPRESATTIEDRVQGPVTVQNGELDDMVLLRSDGTPTYMLAVVVDDHDMGVTHVIRGDDHLNNAFRQLALIRAMGWAEPVYAHVPLIHGADGAKLSKRHGALGVEAYRDELGILPEALFNYLLRLGWGHGDAEIISREQATEWFDLAAIGRSPSRFDTKKLENLNGHYIREAADERLAELVAPQVIEAAGRDIGGSGLDLLRRAMPFLKPRAKDLRELADAAGFLFRTRPLDMDERASSLLDPAAIDLLAAVHRAIAATVEWSAPALEDAVRGVADTAGIGLGKVAQPLRAALTGRATSPGIFDVLVLLGREESLGRLSDRLAG; encoded by the coding sequence ATGGCGGTGGCAAGTCTGGCGGCGGGCAGCGAGGATCGGGCGGACCGGGATCGCAAGGTGGTGACGCGGTTCGCGCCCTCGCCCACCGGCTTCCTCCACATCGGCGGCGCGCGCACCGCCCTGTTCAACTGGCTCTTCGCGCGCCACCATGGCGGCCGCTTCCTGCTGCGCATCGAGGATACCGATCGCGCCCGCTCCACCCGGCCGGCGATCGACGCCATCCTGGACGGCATGCGCTGGCTGGGACTGGACTGGGACGGGGACGCCGTGTTCCAGTTCGCCCGCGCCGATCGCCATGCGGCGGTGGCGCGCGAGTTGCTGGCGGGCGGCCACGCCTACAAGTGCTTCGCCACCGCCGAGGAGCTGGAGGCGATGCGCGCCGAGCAGAAGGCGAACCGGCAGCCGCTGCGCTACGACGGGCGCTGGCGCGATCGCGATCCGGCCGAGGGTGGCGACGCGCCGTTCGTGATCCGGCTGCGGGCGCCGCGCGAGAGCGCGACCACGATCGAGGATCGCGTGCAAGGCCCGGTGACGGTGCAGAATGGCGAGCTGGACGACATGGTTCTGCTCCGTTCGGACGGTACGCCCACCTACATGCTCGCCGTCGTCGTCGACGATCACGATATGGGCGTGACCCACGTCATCCGCGGCGACGATCATCTCAACAACGCCTTCCGCCAGCTGGCGCTGATCCGCGCGATGGGCTGGGCGGAGCCGGTCTACGCCCATGTGCCGCTGATCCACGGGGCGGACGGGGCCAAGCTCTCCAAGCGCCACGGCGCGCTGGGCGTGGAGGCCTATCGCGACGAGCTGGGGATCCTGCCCGAGGCGCTCTTCAACTATCTGCTGCGGCTCGGCTGGGGGCATGGAGACGCGGAGATCATCAGCCGCGAGCAGGCGACCGAGTGGTTCGATCTCGCCGCCATCGGCCGCTCCCCGTCCCGTTTCGATACGAAGAAGCTGGAGAATCTGAACGGCCACTACATCCGCGAGGCCGCGGACGAGCGGCTGGCGGAGCTTGTCGCTCCTCAGGTCATCGAGGCTGCCGGCCGCGACATCGGCGGTTCGGGGCTCGATCTGCTGCGCCGCGCCATGCCGTTCCTGAAACCGCGCGCGAAGGATCTCCGCGAGCTGGCGGACGCCGCCGGATTTCTGTTTCGCACCCGCCCGTTGGACATGGACGAGCGCGCGTCTTCGCTGCTAGACCCTGCGGCGATCGACCTGCTGGCGGCAGTGCATCGGGCGATCGCGGCGACCGTGGAGTGGAGCGCGCCTGCGCTCGAGGACGCGGTTCGCGGGGTTGCGGATACGGCCGGGATCGGCCTCGGCAAGGTGGCGCAGCCGCTTCGCGCGGCGCTCACCGGCCGGGCCACGTCACCGGGCATTTTCGACGTGCTGGTTCTTCTCGGTCGCGAGGAGAGCCTGGGCCGCCTGAGCGACCGGCTCGCCGGTTGA
- a CDS encoding citrate synthase: MGDGSAKVEIGGNATDYKVRSGTVGPDVIDIRKLYANTGAFTFDPGFTSTASCESTITYIDGDEGILLHRGYPIDQLAEQSSFMEVSYLLLNGELPSKAELEKFTYTISRHTMLHEQLSTFYRGFRRDAHPMAIMCGVVGALSAFYHDSTDIADPHQRMVASHRLIAKMPTIAAMAYKYSIGQPFLYPRNDLSYTGNFLRMTFGVPAEEYVVDPVIEDAMDKIFILHADHEQNASTSTVRLAGSSGANPFACIAAGIACLWGPAHGGANEAALNMLREIGTPDRIPEYIARAKNKDDPFRLMGFGHRVYKNFDPRAKVLSKAATEVLDKMGRNDPVLDTARELERIALSDPYFIDKKLYPNVDFYSGVILSAIGFPTTMFTVLFALARTVGWVAQWNEMISDPEQKIGRPRQLYTGAAMRDYIQVGKR, encoded by the coding sequence ATGGGGGACGGTAGCGCCAAGGTCGAGATCGGCGGCAACGCCACCGACTACAAGGTCCGCTCGGGCACGGTCGGGCCGGACGTGATCGACATCCGCAAGCTGTACGCGAACACCGGCGCGTTCACCTTCGATCCGGGCTTCACCTCCACCGCGAGCTGCGAATCGACCATCACGTACATCGATGGCGACGAGGGCATCCTGCTGCATCGCGGCTACCCGATCGATCAGCTGGCCGAGCAGTCCAGCTTCATGGAAGTCTCCTACCTGCTGCTGAACGGCGAGCTGCCGAGCAAGGCGGAGCTGGAGAAGTTCACCTACACGATCAGCCGCCACACGATGCTGCACGAGCAGCTCTCCACCTTCTATCGCGGCTTCCGGCGCGATGCGCATCCGATGGCGATCATGTGCGGCGTCGTGGGCGCGCTCTCCGCCTTCTACCACGATTCCACCGACATCGCCGATCCGCACCAGCGCATGGTCGCCAGCCACCGGCTGATCGCCAAGATGCCGACGATCGCGGCAATGGCGTACAAATATTCGATCGGCCAGCCCTTCCTCTATCCGCGCAACGACCTGAGCTACACCGGCAATTTTCTGCGCATGACGTTCGGCGTGCCGGCCGAGGAATATGTCGTCGATCCGGTGATCGAGGATGCGATGGACAAGATCTTCATCCTCCACGCCGATCACGAGCAGAACGCCTCCACCTCCACGGTGCGGCTGGCCGGTTCCTCCGGCGCCAATCCGTTCGCCTGCATCGCCGCCGGCATCGCCTGCCTGTGGGGCCCGGCGCACGGCGGCGCCAACGAGGCGGCGCTCAACATGCTGCGCGAGATCGGCACGCCCGATCGCATCCCGGAATATATCGCCCGCGCCAAGAACAAGGACGATCCGTTCCGCCTGATGGGCTTCGGCCACCGCGTCTACAAGAATTTCGATCCGCGCGCGAAGGTGCTGTCCAAGGCGGCGACCGAGGTGCTGGACAAGATGGGCCGCAACGATCCGGTGCTGGATACCGCGCGCGAGCTGGAGCGGATCGCCCTCAGCGACCCCTATTTCATCGACAAGAAGCTGTATCCGAACGTCGATTTCTACTCGGGCGTGATCCTCTCGGCGATCGGCTTCCCGACGACGATGTTCACCGTGCTGTTCGCGCTGGCCCGCACCGTCGGCTGGGTGGCGCAGTGGAACGAGATGATCTCCGATCCGGAGCAGAAGATCGGCCGCCCGCGCCAGCTCTACACCGGCGCGGCCATGCGCGACTACATCCAGGTCGGCAAGCGCTGA
- a CDS encoding sensor histidine kinase, which produces MSGRLAPVRGRVDGQGRLVEADPELLTLHLRAGGQEGGVLAPPQLAALVRLVRRIGIVVSRGVLVADEEGDLDLWVRAQPDDGGVSLAIAGWNRRAAVPASADLPAREQDFTRADADWTFATDAALRIVSLVPPHSGVSTGDPLTRLFTLQPGEQGALPMLEAVAMQRRFADQHATVAVSGEQVRLAGAPLIDGLGRLAGFSGAATIVPAEAAGGPGAVNADAFGERLDAALRGPLDRIVANAETIRAQSEGPLRRDYSAYATDIATAGRHLLALVGDLVDLQAIERPDFTVAPEPIDLADVARRAAGLLGVRAADRGVRIDRPAEDEAAPVHGDFRRVLQILVNLIGNAVRYSPEGGMLWVRCEPGGRTASVVVADQGKGLAAEDQSRIFEKFERVDPSEPGGTGLGLYISRRLARAMGGDITVDSAPGQGARFVLTLPAR; this is translated from the coding sequence GTGAGCGGCCGCCTGGCGCCGGTGCGCGGCCGTGTCGACGGGCAGGGCCGGCTGGTGGAGGCCGATCCGGAGTTGCTGACGCTGCACCTGCGCGCGGGCGGGCAGGAGGGCGGCGTGCTCGCGCCGCCGCAGCTCGCCGCGCTGGTGCGGCTGGTGCGGCGCATCGGCATCGTCGTCTCGCGCGGCGTGCTGGTGGCGGACGAGGAAGGCGATCTCGATCTCTGGGTGCGCGCGCAGCCGGACGACGGCGGGGTAAGCCTGGCGATCGCCGGCTGGAACCGTCGTGCCGCCGTGCCGGCATCGGCCGACCTGCCGGCCCGCGAGCAGGATTTCACGCGCGCCGATGCCGACTGGACCTTCGCGACGGACGCGGCGCTGCGCATCGTCAGCCTGGTGCCGCCCCATTCCGGCGTATCGACGGGCGATCCGCTGACGCGGCTGTTCACCTTGCAGCCGGGGGAGCAGGGCGCGCTGCCGATGCTGGAGGCGGTGGCGATGCAGCGCCGCTTCGCCGATCAGCACGCCACCGTCGCCGTCAGCGGCGAGCAGGTGCGGCTGGCCGGCGCGCCGCTGATCGACGGGCTGGGCCGCCTGGCCGGCTTCAGCGGGGCCGCGACGATCGTGCCGGCGGAGGCGGCGGGCGGGCCGGGCGCGGTGAACGCGGATGCGTTCGGCGAGCGGCTGGACGCGGCGCTGCGCGGCCCGCTCGATCGCATCGTGGCCAATGCCGAGACGATCCGCGCCCAGTCGGAGGGGCCGCTGCGGCGCGATTACTCCGCCTATGCCACCGATATCGCGACGGCGGGGCGGCATCTGCTGGCGCTGGTGGGCGATCTCGTCGATCTCCAGGCGATCGAGCGACCCGACTTCACCGTCGCGCCCGAGCCGATCGACCTGGCCGACGTGGCGCGCCGCGCGGCGGGGCTGCTCGGCGTGCGGGCGGCGGATCGCGGCGTGCGGATCGATCGACCGGCGGAGGACGAGGCGGCGCCGGTGCACGGCGATTTCCGCCGCGTGCTCCAGATCCTCGTCAACCTCATCGGCAACGCCGTGCGCTACTCGCCGGAGGGCGGCATGCTGTGGGTGCGCTGTGAGCCGGGTGGTCGCACCGCATCGGTGGTGGTGGCCGATCAGGGCAAGGGGCTGGCGGCCGAGGATCAGTCGCGCATCTTCGAGAAGTTCGAGCGGGTCGACCCGAGCGAGCCGGGCGGCACGGGCCTTGGCCTCTACATCTCGCGCCGGCTGGCGCGGGCGATGGGCGGCGACATAACGGTGGACAGCGCGCCGGGCCAGGGCGCCCGCTTCGTGCTGACCCTGCCGGCGCGATAG